In the genome of Candidatus Ornithobacterium hominis, the window TTTGGCTGATTATAAGTGCTAATAATAATGCTTACTTGCTTACTCACAAAAACAAAAATATTGATTTTATTTCAGCTCTTTTATATGGCATTCTATTTTTTGGCTTAAATTTGAAGTTCCATGAAAAATAAATAAACCTTAAATTCATGAGAAAATTAGAATAAATGGCAAATCATACGATAAATGCAAATATCTTAATACTAGGAAGTTATAACGCCGCAGGAAATGTCTTTTATTCTGAACTAGAAACATTTACTGCTTTGCAAAAAAAAGGGCAAAAAATAGCCGTTGCAGGAGAAGCTTCACAAGAGGTGGAGCAGTATTTTAAAGAACGTCAGATTGAGTTTTACAACATAAAACCTAAGGGAAAATTTGACAAAGAATTTACTCGAAAAATTCAAGAAATTATTCGAAAAAATAAAATAAACATTCTCTATGCCAGAATTGGTAAATACCTGAGAAGCATTATATTATTCATCAAAAAAGAAAATTTCAAGATTGTAACTTACTATGGATCTGGTAGTTTACATTGGCATGACCCTTCGGCGTACCTTTCTTATTTACATCCCAAAGTTGATTATATCATTTGCAATAGTGATTTTGTTTATCGGCACGTCAGAAAACAATTGTGGAAAAAATCTAAGGCTTTAAAAATTTATAAAGGCTATGATGCTGAATGGTTTAAAGAGGTTCAAGCTTTTGATTATCAGAGTTTAAATATTCCAAAAGAAACCATCAAAGTAATTTTAGTAGGCAGAAACGATAAAGTGAAAGATATTCCGACTTTTTTGAAAGCGGCAGAGAAACTTCAGCCTATGCAGAATATTCATTTTATATTAGTCGGGCAAGGATTGGAAAAGCAAAATTTTCAAAAAATTTCTAAAGGCTTAAAAAATATACATTTTTTAGGTTACCGCCAAGATGCTCCAGAACTTATCAAAGGAGCTGATGTTTATGTACAAACTTCATTATCAGAAGGTTTAGGAAGGGCCATTAGCGAAGCAGCTGCCATGGGGAAGCCTGTGGTGATGACAGATGCTGGCGGTTGCACCGAACTTGTAGACCCTGATGAAAGCGGCTATATTGTCCCGATTGGTGCAGAAGATGCTTTGGCTGAAAAAATTCAAAAACTAGCAGAGAATCCTTCTTTGCGTGAATATATGGGTAAAAATGCTGAGAAAAAAATTCAAACAGAATTAAATGTAAAAGGCACAATATCAGATTTCTATCAATTTTTCCAAAAAATAAAATAAATGCAAAAAATAATTGAAGCCTTAAAAAATAATGGCATTGTTTTGATGCCTACGGATACCACCTTTGGGCTTAGTGCTTTGGCTTTTGAGCCAGAAGCCTTTACTAAGTTGAGAGGTATAAAAAAAAGAGACCCTAAAAAAACTTTTTTGCTACTAGTGGCGAGCGAAGCGCAATTGCAGCGTTTGGTCAACGTATCAGATTTGGCGTGGGATATTATGGATTATTCAGAGAAGCCAGTCACGTTGATTTATGATGACATTTTGGAAGTTCCAGATTATTTACTTTCTCCAGAAGGAAGCATTGGTATTCGCTTGACTAGAGACCAAAATTTAATCAAAATCATTCAGAAAGTGGGGCAACCGTTGCTTTCTACATCAGCAAATTTATCAGGACAGGCATCACCCAAGCAATTTGAAGAGATTTCAGAAGAAATTAAAAAAGGAGTGGACTATATAGCCGCGGAAGCGCCTCTTTTTACCCCCAAATATGAGTCGTCAAGTATTATCTCTTTATCTAAAACGGGAGAGATAAAAGTGCTGCGCGCTTGAAAAAATAGCAATTATTTGATATTTAAAGTTTAATTGCTAAAATCTCAATCTATTAAAAATCAAATGATTGAAAAAGAAATAAAAGTCTTAAAAAAAAACATTTAAAACCAAAAGGGAAAAAACGGATTTGAAATGATTAACTTTGCATTATGAATCTGAAAGAAGCTTTAAAAAATTTGGTTTTTAAAGAAATTTCTAAAATCGCAGAAGAAATGAATGCTCCTGTTTTTGTGATTGGAGGTTTTGTACGAGATTTTTTGTTAAACCGAAGAGATAAAAAGGATGTAGACATAGTGATAGAAGGGAGCGGCATAGAATTAGCTCAAAAGATAGCTCAAAATTTACCAGGTTCCTCTAAGGTCAAAGTTTTTAAAAGATTTGGTACAGCGATGTTCCGTTACAAAGATATTGATTGGGAATTTGTTGGCGCACGCAAAGAAAGCTATAGCGAAAATAGCCGAAAACCTGCGGTAGAAAATGGAAGTATAGAAGATGACCAAATGCGCAGGGACTTCACAATCAATGCTTTGGCGATTTCGCTTAATGAAAGCAACTACGGGGAATTTATAGACCCGTTTGGCGGGTTTCAAGATTTGGAAAATAAAATTATTCGCACACCGCTAGCCCCAGAAATCACTTATTCAGACGACCCATTACGCATGATGCGCGCTATCAGGTTTGCTGCTCAGCTTGACTTTGATATTGAAGCAAAATCATTCCAAGCGATAAAAGAAAATGCGCAGCGAATGGAAATTTTGTCAAAGGAAAGAGTCATGGCTGAATTTAATAAGATTATGCTGACAAGGCGACCTTCCTACGGATTGAAATTATTGGAAAAATCAGGTTTACTAGATTTTATTTTGCCAGAGCTTTTAGCACTCAAAGGCATTGAAGAAATAGACGGACAAACGCACAAAGATAACTTTTGGCACACGCTAGAAGTGGTAGATAATATTAGCCAAACGACAGGAAATCTTTGGCTACGTTGGGCGGCTTTGTTACACGATATTGGCAAAGCTCCGACCAAAAAATTTGATAAAAAAATAGGTTGGACTTTTCATAATCATGAATTTGTGGGGAGTAAATTGATTCCAGGCATTTTCAGGCGTTTGAGATTGCCAATGGGGGGGGAGATGAAGTATGTGAAAAAAATGGTGATGCTCAGCTCACGCCCGATTCCGTTGATAAGCGATGAGGTGAGTGACTCAGCTCTGCGACGTCTTTTGTTTGATGCAGGAGATGATTTAGAAGATTTATTTCTGCTGTGTAAAGCGGACATCACGACCAAGAATAAGGCAAAACAGCAACGTTTTCAGCAGAATTTTGAAAAAGTAGAGCGGAAAATTATAGATTTAGAGGAAAGAGACCAAATCCGTAACTTTCAGCCACCCGTTAGTGGAGAAGATATCATGCAGCTATTCGATATTCAGCCGTGTAGAGAGGTGGGAGTTTTAAAGAATAAAATTAAAGAAGCAATTCTAGATGGCAAAATTGAAAATGAGAGAAATGCTGCGCTAGTTTTTATGGAAAAAGAGGGGGGGGAATTAGGCTTAAAACTTGCTAAAACATATCAGAAATCGTAAAAAATGAATTTGAAAATTAGGGTTATTTTAGATGCCAAGAAAGATGTATTTCGAGACATTCAAATAAGTGGAAAACAAAATCTTTTGTCATTTCATCGTATTGTAAAAGAAGCTTTTGATTTAGAAGGAGAAGAAATGGCGTCGTTCTATTTGTCGAACGAAAACTGGTTTCAGGGAAGTGAAATTCCTTTAGAAAATATCTTTGATGAAGAAGGAGGTGAGACGATGGCAAAAATTCAGCTCAATGAAGTTATGGGGCAAGTCGGAAGGCGAATGATTTATGTCTATGATTTCTTTAATATGTGGACATTTTTTTGTGAAACGATTGAACGTGATGAAAAAGAAGCAGCTACAGCGGTCGTTTATTCTTACGGTAAAATGCCAGATAAAGCCCCTGTGAAGGATACTATGGATTTCTTTATAGAGGAAAATGAGGATGAAATATCTCCAAAACGCGATGATATTTTTGATGATGATGATTTTAATGAATATTATTAAATCATGTTTACAGGAATTATAGAAGATATAGGTGAAGTTGTAGAAATTCAACAAAAAGACTCTAACGTGACGTATCGTATCCAATCTCCATTGGCACAAGAGCTCAAGATAGACCAAAGCTTAGCACACGATGGCGTTTGCTTGACTGTAGTGCGCCTATGGGAGGATGCCTATGCTGTGACGGCGATAGAGGAAACTTTGAAGCGAACAAATTTAAAAGCATATCAAGTTGGAACAAAAGTGAATTTAGAAAGAGCTCTCAAAATAAATGCTCGTCTTGATGGGCATGTGGTGCAAGGACACGTGGACCAAGTGGGGAAAATCAAAAGCATAGAAGATAAAGACGGTAGCTGGTTGATAAATGTGGTGTATGAAGATGCTAAATTTATAACGGTAGAGAAAGGCTCTATTTGCTTGAATGGTATTAGCTTAACGATTGTAGATTCGCACGAAAATGGCTTTAGCGTAGCCATAATCCCCTACACATGGGAACACACGAACTTGAAAGATAAAAAAGTAGGCGATTTGCTAAATATTGAATTTGATATTTTAGGAAAATATGTTCAAAAATTAACCTTGAATGCGTGCTAGAGAGAGTTTTTTAGACAAGCTGTTCATTAGAGATAAAATTTATCTTGCCTTAATTTTAGTCATTGTTGTGCTCACAAGCTTATTTGGAGTTCTGATTTTTTTTTACTTTCAGTCCATTTCAAAAAATTATCATGAAAACCGCTTAGCTCGGAAAGAAAAAAACATCATAGAAACAATTGATTATCTGATTTCTGAATTTCCACAAAATGTTACAGAAGAAAACGTAAAAGATATTTTTGAAAACAACATTTATAAATATTCTGACATTAATGATATTCACATCAATATTTATGATTTAAAAGGGGAACTCTTGATAAGTTCCCAAAGTGGGAATAGCAAAGACATTCACTTTGTGCCAGGAAAGGTGATGCAAATTCTAAGTCTGAAAAATGATCGTGTAGAAATGGTACAAAAATCAGGGAAAAACACATACATCAGAATTTATTCTTATTTATATAATATTAATCATCAGCCTATTGCGATTATTAATTTACCTTATCTGCACGACGATTCTTATCAAAAAGATGAATTTTATGATTTACTTATTAAGTTTCTAGTCTTGGTATCAGTGATTATGATTGTTGGTTTAGTTATTTCGTATTGGTTGTCAAAAAGCATTGCCTCACGCCTAGATGAAATCGCCGAAAAATTAGTCAAAACTGATGTAGTGAAACTAAATCGCCCATTACAATACCGTGGCAAAGATGAAATCAGTCCGCTAGTTAATTCCTATAACAATATGTTGGTTAAACTAAACGAGCAGTCAGAACTATTGCTAAAACTCGAGCGGGAAGAAACCTGGCGAGAAGCAGCGAAACAAGTAGCTCATGAGCTGAAAAATCCATTAACGCCAATGCGCTTGCAAATGCAGAGTTTTCAACGAAAATTTGATAAAAATTTACCCGATATAGAAGAAAGAGTAAAAGATTTCACTGAGAGTATGATTAATCAAATTGATGTCATCGATAGAATTTCTCAAGCCTTTTCAGATTATACCAAAATGCCAGTACGGAAAGACCAAAAAATAGATGTTTGTGAAGAAGTCGAGAAAACTTTAGATATATTTGATGAAGAAATGGTTAGCTTTCACAAATTAAATGAACCGATTTATATTTATTATGACCCAACTTATTTATCACGAATCGTGACTAATTTGGTCAAAAACTCGATGCAGGCCGTTCCGTTTGGCACAAAACCTCAGATAGAGGTCACCCTAATGTCCAATCAAGAAGTTTTAATTTTAAAGATAAAAGATAATGGAACAGGGGTTAGCGATGAGGTAAAAGATAAGCTATTTGAACCTAAGTTTACAACCAAAAGTTCGGGTAGCGGCCTAGGTTTGCCAGTCGTCAAAAAAATGATAGAAGAATACAACGGAAGCATTAAATTTGAAAATAATATTGATAAAGGAGTTACATTTACCATTCAACTTCCTTTGAGAAATAAATAATTTCATGATTTATAAAACAAAAATTAAAGTGAGGTGGTCAGACTTGGACGCTAATCAGCATTTAGCCAATTCTCAATTTCTAAACTTCACTTCAGCAGCTAGAATGGAAGCTTTAGAATTCTGTGGATTGCCCTTGCATCGCTTGTATGAACTTCACCGAGGGCCAGTCATTTTAGAAGAAAAAATCAATTATTACAAAGAAGTCATGCCAGGTAGTACTTTGATTATTCACACAGAAATTGATGGTTTTTCATCTAATGGAGTACTTTTTAGCTTCAAGCAAAATATTTATTCAGAAGAAGGTTTACACCATGCGCATGCCACTTTATTTGGATGTTGGCTCAATATGCAAGAGCGTAAAATGGCGAAGGATTTGCCCGAAGAAATGCTTGAGAGTTTAAAAAAAATTCTGTCTAAAAATGCAAGAGAGCTAAACTTTCAAGATATTAAAAAATTAAACCCCAAGCCCCAAAATATTCATTTAGAAGAATTATTATAAAAAAAATAAAAATCATGTTTCAAGATAAAGACCTACAACGCACGCCACTTTCTGAAATAGGAGAATTTGGAATGATAGATCGCATTCAGTCATCATTCAAAAACACACAACCTACGACACAACTCGGGATTGGGGACGACTGCGCCATTATCGACTATGGCGAAAAAGCCATGCTGATATCTACTGACATGTTGACCGAAGGCGTTCATTTCAATTTAGCTTATGTGCCACTCAAGCATCTGGGTTATAAAGCGATAGCGAGCAGTGTAAGTGATGTTTGTGCCATGAATGCGTTGCCTCAGCAGGTTTTGGTGAGTTTTGCAGTTTCAGATCGATTTCCTGTAGAGGCCATTGATGAATTATTTGCAGGAATGCTCATCGCTTGCCAAAAATATGAAATTGATTTGGTAGGAGGAGACACGACTGCATCTAAAGCAGGTTTAGTCATCAATGTGACGGCAATAGGTTCTTGTGATAAAGAAAAAATTGTGACTAGAAAGGGAGCTAGAGAAAATGACCTTTTGGTTGTTTCAGGAGATTTAGGTTCTGCATATTTCGGTCTACAAATTTTGGAGAGAGAAAATGAGGTGTACAAGGTCAACCCCAATGTTCAGCCCGATTTACGCCCCTACGATTATCTCATTGGTCGCCAGCTCAAGCCCGAAGCACGTTTGGATATCATAAAACTTTTAGAGAAATTAAACGTGAAACCCACCGCGATGATTGATGTTTCTGACGGATTAGCATCAGAGATTTTACACCTTTCGCAGCAGAGCAAAGTAGGCTTTACCCTTGATGAAGAAAAAATTCCACTAGACCAGCAAGTCATTTCAGCAGGAGAAGAATTTGAGCTGAACGCTAGCATTGCAGCGCTCAATGGCGGAGAGGATTATGAATTACTCTTTACCATAAAGCAAGAAGATTACGATAAAATCAAAGGCAACCCTCATTTCACAGTCATCGGTTTTGCCAATGATTTGCAGGCAGGGAATCATTTAGTGGCTCGTGGTAGTAATATTAAAATCCCTTTAACTTCGCAGGGTTGGGACGCTTTCTATCAATACCAAAAAAATGTAAAAAATGCCGAAGAAGAGTAAACTCATTTTACCACGAAAACTTTTAGTCGCTCTCTCCGGCTTTGGTTTAGCAATGTGGTTTGGCGCTTATTTCCATTGGCAAGAAAATAAAGTTGACGACATCAACTGGATGTTGATTTTTGCAGCCATTTTCACTTTAGTTTCATTAGTCGCGCTTTGGGTCGACCTCTATAGAAATCCTGATAGTAAAAGGAAAATATGGCTGTTTTTCAGTCTAGGTTTACCCATTTTCATTCCGTTTTTTTACTTTATCAAACGAGAAGAATTCTAAAAATTTTTTAAGCCTTAAAAAAAATCATTTATTTTCTAAGCGGATGACTGCATTATTTTTTTCATCGGTGAACAAGCGGTAATTATAGCATCGCTTGCCAGCAATGATAGTGATACGAGCAGTATTAGGTGGAATATCACCCAAATTATTTGCCACAAAAACTAACTTATTATTTTCCTTCAGATTAAGTTTAAATTGATATTCTTTAGATTCATGTGTAATTCTCACATTACCAGCTAGTAATCTATCGTTAAGGAAAATACTAACCGTATCATTATCCTCTTCGCCATAGTCTCGAATTAGCAAGGTAACTTCCTCAACATCTTTTAGCGTAATATGTGCAAGTAGACGGTTGTTACGCTCTTTTTTCTTTTCAAAAATGCCATTATCTATAATTTCGGGCAAAGAAAATTCTTTATTTTTCCCTTCTCGTTGAGATGAGGTTTTTTCATTATTTCCTTCAGAAGCAGAAGATTCATTCAATTCTGGAAACTCAGACTTCTGCAATTTCATTTCTTCCTCCGTCATCGTATTGGGCGCACCAAGCGTATAGACAGTATATTTATCATCCACTTTCACATACACGACCATATTTTTTTCATGAGGGAAATTAAAACCACGCATTTTAAATAAATGCTCAAAAGGATTACCCAACTCCCTTTTATCTTCTATTGGCGTGATGGTTTGCGTCCCCATCAGGAACTCTTTTCCGTTCTCAGTATAGTAATGCAGATTATAATCGGTAGCTTCGTGCCCAGCCGATTTATCAATCAATTCCACATCTTTCCCAGTAAAGGTTTGCGTACCAGGATTAAATTTTGCCTCTACAAAATGACGACAAAAACCTTGATTTTCAGTATCATATGAATGTCCGGCATAAATGTTTTTTTGATTTTGAATTAAATTTAATTCAGCGTAGTAGCCGCTATCCATATTTCCGTAGATGACCCAGCGCCCCGTGAGATCTTGCGCTTGGCTTAAAATTCCGATAAGTAAAAAAAATAAAAGCTTCTTCATGGAATCTAAATTTACATACTTATTGCAAAGCAATGGATAAATTAACGAATTTTAGTAATTTTACCATTAAAGAAAGTTGATTATGATTTTATCGATGACTGGCTATGGGCAAGCAGAAGCAATTCTGCAAAATAAAAAATATAGCATAGATATTAAAACCCTCAATAGCAAAAATTTAGATTTGAACATTCGGCTCAGTGCTGAACTAAGAAGCTTAGAACCCGAAATTCGCCAAGCAGTGGCAGATAAACTGAAGCGGGGGAAAATAGACGTTTTTATAAACAATAGCATTGTGAACATTCTCTCTGCTACAGAAATCAATGAAAATTTAATTTTGGCATTTGTGCAGAAATTTAAAGCGATGATGCCTGAAATTGATGAAAATACCGCTTTTCAACAAGCTATGCGAATGCCAGATGTGATTACTTCACCCGATATTGAATTCAGTGAAGTCGAAATTCAAAAATTTTTTAAAGCCTTAGAAAATGCACTCGAAAATGTGACCACCTTTAGAGAAAAAGAAGGCTTGGAATTACAAAAAGATTTTAAAATTAGAATTGAGAAAATTCAAAAACTGAATCAGAAAACAGAAGAATTTGAAGGAGAAAGAATTCAAGGAATTCGCGAAAGAATGACTACCGCGATAGAAAAAGTAGAAGGCGCAGACCACAGCCGATTGGAACAAGAGTTGATTTATTATTTAGAAAAACTAGATGTGACAGAAGAAAAAGTCCGCTTGGCAAACCATTGCAACTATTTTCTAGAAACGCTAAATTTACCCGAAAGTAACGGGAAGAAATTAAACTTCATTTTGCAAGAAATCGGGCGAGAAATAAACACCCTGGGTTCAAAATCAAATCATGCCAAAATGCAAAAAATAGTGGTGGAAATGAAAGATGAATTGGAGAAAATAAAAGAGCAAATTCTAAATATTTTGTAAATGAGAAATGGAGATAGCACGGGGAAAATGATAATTTTTTCGGCACCAAGTGGCTCTGGGAAAACGACATTGGTTCGCCATTTGCTCGACCAAAGAAATGATTTAGAATTTTCTATTTCCTGCACCACAAGACCACCAAGAGGGCTGGAAAAACACGGGATTGATTATTATTTTCTAAGCACAGAAGAATTTAAAAAATGCATAGAAAATGAAGATTTTGCTGAATGGGAAGAAGTCTATAGCGAGCGATTTTACGGCACACCACATAGTGAAATCGAGCGGATTTGGCGCACGGGGAAAAACGTGATTTTTGATATAGATGTGGTAGGTGGCATTAATTTGAAGAAAAAATTCAGAGAGAAAGCCCTTTCGATTTTTGTGAAACCGCCCGATTTAGAAACCTTGGGAAAAAGACTTTCTGCCCGAAACACCGATTCGCCCGAGGATTTAAAAATCAGAATAGATAAAGCAGCTAAGGAATTGACTTACCAAGATCAATTTGATTGTGTGATTGTAAACGATGATTTAGACACAGCTAAAAAAGAAATTGAAAATAAAATTGAAAAATTTCTAAAGCCTTAGAATATCTATTAAAAAAAATTAAACAGAATCTCAAAAATGCTAGACCAATATCGCCTACTTTCTACCATTGATAATCCACAAGATTTGAAAAAACTGAACGCTCAAGTTTTGCCAAAATTGGCTGCGGAAATCAGAGATTACATTTTGAATGTAGTGGCGTTGAAGAAAGGGCATTTGGGAGCAAGTCTAGGCGTGACGGAACTGAGCATTGCTCTACATTATTACCTCAATACCCCGCAAGATATTCTGTTGTGGGATGTGGGGCATCAATCTTATGTACACAAAATTTTGACGGGTAGAAAAGAAAAATTTCTCAATCTAAGGCAAAAAAATGAAATTTCAGGATTCCCTGTTCGGGAGGAGAGCGAGTACGATTGCTTTGGAGTAGGGCATTCGTCTACCACAATTTCTGCACTCACGGGAATAGCCTTGGCAGATAAATTAAAAGATATTGAAAGAAAAAGGTTTGCCGTCATCGGCGATGCGTCTATCGCCAGTGGAATGGCGCTAGAAGGCTTGAACCATTTGGGAGACACAGATTTGGATGTTACAGTAATTTTAAACGATAATAATATTGGGATAGACCACGCAACGGGTGCGCTCAAAAATTATTTCAACCGGTTGGGAGTGCAAGGCGATACTTTTTTTTCCGATTTAGGATTTCATTACCAAGGAGTAGTAAACGGACACGATTTCTCTGAAATTTTTAAAGCCTTCAAAAAAATTGAAAAAATATCTAGGCCAAAAATCTTACACATCAGGACAATAAAAGGTAAGGGCTATGCACAAGCAGAGCAAGACCAAGTAGCTTGGCATGCACCAGGGAAGTTCAATAAAATTTCGGGCGAGAGAGAAATTCAAACACAAAAGGAAACTTACCCTGACTTGGCAGGTAAAACGCTGCATCGAGTTTTTGAGAAAAATAAAAAAGCAGTGGCAATTTCTCCCGCAATGCTAAGTGGCAGCAGCTTGATGGAACTCAAAGAGAAATTCCCTGATAGAGTCTGGGATGTAGGAATAGCAGAGCAGCATGCTGTGACGCTTTCAGCAGGATTGGCATCGCAAGGCATGGTGCCTTATTGTGTGATTTACAGTACTTTTTTGCAACGCGCTTATGACCAATTAATTCATGATGTAGCATTGCAAGAGTTGCCCGTCATTTTTTTAATCGACCGAGCAGGATTGGTGGGAAGCGATGGAGCCACGCACCACGGCTATTTTGATATTTCTTTTCTCAACGCCATTCCACAGATGATTTTAGCCGCCCCTTTGGATGCTACAGAATTAAAAAGTATGATTCAGAAAGCACCGCTATTCAATCAACCAGTCGCTATTCGATATGCAAAAACATCGGCAGAAACATTCTTCAAAGAAGAACAATTAAAATTTTTTAAGGCTCGAGAAATTCTAAATGGAGAGAAAATGGTAATCTTATCCACAGGCAGCATTGGGCTACAAATTTTTAAAGCCTTAAAAAAACTAAACAAAAATATTGGTTGGGTTCATTTCCCATTTATTAAACCTCTAGATGAAGTGAAGTTGGCAGCCGTTTTCAAGAAATATAACCGAATTTTAACCTATGAGGAGGGCGTAAAACCTGGTGGATTTGGCATGAGCTGCTTGGCAAAAGCCAATGAAATGAGCTGGAAGGGGAAAATGGAAATTTGTGCCTTCCCTTCAGATTTCATCTCACACGCTTCTATTTCAGAACAAATGGAAGATTTAGGTTTTTCGGTAGAAGGAATCATGAAAAAAGTAGAAAAATTCTTTTTAGAAAATTAAATTCTCTGATTTTTTTTAAGGCTTAAAAAATTAAGTTTTCCATTCGTGTAACCTTGAATGGAAGTAAGCTTCATCTCGCTGGATTTGATTTTTTAAGGCTTCAGCATTTTCAAACTTTTTTTCTCCACGAATGAAACATAAGATGTCGGCTTTTACGGTTTCGTCATAAACCTCACCATCAAAATCAAGCAAATAAACTTCAACCCGTTGTTCCTTGAAATCAAAAGTTGGGCTCTTACCAATATTCATTAGCCCAAAAAACAATTGATTTTGGAGTTCTACACGCACACCATAGACACCGTCTGCGGGTAAAAGTTTATCTTTAGAGAAAGC includes:
- a CDS encoding riboflavin synthase; the protein is MFTGIIEDIGEVVEIQQKDSNVTYRIQSPLAQELKIDQSLAHDGVCLTVVRLWEDAYAVTAIEETLKRTNLKAYQVGTKVNLERALKINARLDGHVVQGHVDQVGKIKSIEDKDGSWLINVVYEDAKFITVEKGSICLNGISLTIVDSHENGFSVAIIPYTWEHTNLKDKKVGDLLNIEFDILGKYVQKLTLNAC
- a CDS encoding acyl-CoA thioesterase, which translates into the protein MIYKTKIKVRWSDLDANQHLANSQFLNFTSAARMEALEFCGLPLHRLYELHRGPVILEEKINYYKEVMPGSTLIIHTEIDGFSSNGVLFSFKQNIYSEEGLHHAHATLFGCWLNMQERKMAKDLPEEMLESLKKILSKNARELNFQDIKKLNPKPQNIHLEELL
- a CDS encoding sensor histidine kinase, giving the protein MRARESFLDKLFIRDKIYLALILVIVVLTSLFGVLIFFYFQSISKNYHENRLARKEKNIIETIDYLISEFPQNVTEENVKDIFENNIYKYSDINDIHINIYDLKGELLISSQSGNSKDIHFVPGKVMQILSLKNDRVEMVQKSGKNTYIRIYSYLYNINHQPIAIINLPYLHDDSYQKDEFYDLLIKFLVLVSVIMIVGLVISYWLSKSIASRLDEIAEKLVKTDVVKLNRPLQYRGKDEISPLVNSYNNMLVKLNEQSELLLKLEREETWREAAKQVAHELKNPLTPMRLQMQSFQRKFDKNLPDIEERVKDFTESMINQIDVIDRISQAFSDYTKMPVRKDQKIDVCEEVEKTLDIFDEEMVSFHKLNEPIYIYYDPTYLSRIVTNLVKNSMQAVPFGTKPQIEVTLMSNQEVLILKIKDNGTGVSDEVKDKLFEPKFTTKSSGSGLGLPVVKKMIEEYNGSIKFENNIDKGVTFTIQLPLRNK
- a CDS encoding L-threonylcarbamoyladenylate synthase, whose amino-acid sequence is MQKIIEALKNNGIVLMPTDTTFGLSALAFEPEAFTKLRGIKKRDPKKTFLLLVASEAQLQRLVNVSDLAWDIMDYSEKPVTLIYDDILEVPDYLLSPEGSIGIRLTRDQNLIKIIQKVGQPLLSTSANLSGQASPKQFEEISEEIKKGVDYIAAEAPLFTPKYESSSIISLSKTGEIKVLRA
- the gmk gene encoding guanylate kinase encodes the protein MRNGDSTGKMIIFSAPSGSGKTTLVRHLLDQRNDLEFSISCTTRPPRGLEKHGIDYYFLSTEEFKKCIENEDFAEWEEVYSERFYGTPHSEIERIWRTGKNVIFDIDVVGGINLKKKFREKALSIFVKPPDLETLGKRLSARNTDSPEDLKIRIDKAAKELTYQDQFDCVIVNDDLDTAKKEIENKIEKFLKP
- a CDS encoding IS1096 element passenger TnpR family protein, encoding MNLKIRVILDAKKDVFRDIQISGKQNLLSFHRIVKEAFDLEGEEMASFYLSNENWFQGSEIPLENIFDEEGGETMAKIQLNEVMGQVGRRMIYVYDFFNMWTFFCETIERDEKEAATAVVYSYGKMPDKAPVKDTMDFFIEENEDEISPKRDDIFDDDDFNEYY
- the thiL gene encoding thiamine-phosphate kinase, coding for MFQDKDLQRTPLSEIGEFGMIDRIQSSFKNTQPTTQLGIGDDCAIIDYGEKAMLISTDMLTEGVHFNLAYVPLKHLGYKAIASSVSDVCAMNALPQQVLVSFAVSDRFPVEAIDELFAGMLIACQKYEIDLVGGDTTASKAGLVINVTAIGSCDKEKIVTRKGARENDLLVVSGDLGSAYFGLQILERENEVYKVNPNVQPDLRPYDYLIGRQLKPEARLDIIKLLEKLNVKPTAMIDVSDGLASEILHLSQQSKVGFTLDEEKIPLDQQVISAGEEFELNASIAALNGGEDYELLFTIKQEDYDKIKGNPHFTVIGFANDLQAGNHLVARGSNIKIPLTSQGWDAFYQYQKNVKNAEEE
- a CDS encoding YicC/YloC family endoribonuclease; this encodes MILSMTGYGQAEAILQNKKYSIDIKTLNSKNLDLNIRLSAELRSLEPEIRQAVADKLKRGKIDVFINNSIVNILSATEINENLILAFVQKFKAMMPEIDENTAFQQAMRMPDVITSPDIEFSEVEIQKFFKALENALENVTTFREKEGLELQKDFKIRIEKIQKLNQKTEEFEGERIQGIRERMTTAIEKVEGADHSRLEQELIYYLEKLDVTEEKVRLANHCNYFLETLNLPESNGKKLNFILQEIGREINTLGSKSNHAKMQKIVVEMKDELEKIKEQILNIL
- a CDS encoding glycosyltransferase family 4 protein yields the protein MANHTINANILILGSYNAAGNVFYSELETFTALQKKGQKIAVAGEASQEVEQYFKERQIEFYNIKPKGKFDKEFTRKIQEIIRKNKINILYARIGKYLRSIILFIKKENFKIVTYYGSGSLHWHDPSAYLSYLHPKVDYIICNSDFVYRHVRKQLWKKSKALKIYKGYDAEWFKEVQAFDYQSLNIPKETIKVILVGRNDKVKDIPTFLKAAEKLQPMQNIHFILVGQGLEKQNFQKISKGLKNIHFLGYRQDAPELIKGADVYVQTSLSEGLGRAISEAAAMGKPVVMTDAGGCTELVDPDESGYIVPIGAEDALAEKIQKLAENPSLREYMGKNAEKKIQTELNVKGTISDFYQFFQKIK
- a CDS encoding CCA tRNA nucleotidyltransferase; translation: MNLKEALKNLVFKEISKIAEEMNAPVFVIGGFVRDFLLNRRDKKDVDIVIEGSGIELAQKIAQNLPGSSKVKVFKRFGTAMFRYKDIDWEFVGARKESYSENSRKPAVENGSIEDDQMRRDFTINALAISLNESNYGEFIDPFGGFQDLENKIIRTPLAPEITYSDDPLRMMRAIRFAAQLDFDIEAKSFQAIKENAQRMEILSKERVMAEFNKIMLTRRPSYGLKLLEKSGLLDFILPELLALKGIEEIDGQTHKDNFWHTLEVVDNISQTTGNLWLRWAALLHDIGKAPTKKFDKKIGWTFHNHEFVGSKLIPGIFRRLRLPMGGEMKYVKKMVMLSSRPIPLISDEVSDSALRRLLFDAGDDLEDLFLLCKADITTKNKAKQQRFQQNFEKVERKIIDLEERDQIRNFQPPVSGEDIMQLFDIQPCREVGVLKNKIKEAILDGKIENERNAALVFMEKEGGELGLKLAKTYQKS